From the genome of Papaver somniferum cultivar HN1 chromosome 2, ASM357369v1, whole genome shotgun sequence, one region includes:
- the LOC113351898 gene encoding uncharacterized protein LOC113351898: MSGFGYSPSTDEYKVVRIYHKRNDKWYSQVYILDNENNKWKEEKENPNSLFHNIGGKSKGVFINGEIHWLDKASKIVAFNLANEEFHHIASPPLVEECNEEFHHIASPPLIEEGKSIEKELCVFGDWLCLVNHISATREIYPHFHIWLLRKNNDINVQQNGTCKWNKEFTDYSKTRNPWEILYPLGFTKKGKVLFWQDRRFVSCYDPRTGLLESFNKDGRGYELGARPIPCFEVHHQINSFVSLKAFGVNNCRRRLQYMGLIGMGNLTMQT, encoded by the exons ATGAGTGGGTTTGGTTACAGTCCTTCAACTGACGAGTACAAAGTTGTTAGAATCTACCATAAAAGGAACGACAAATGGTATTCTCAGGTGTATATTCTTGACAATGAGAATAATAAATGGAAGGAGGAAAAAGAGAACCCCAACTCGCTGTTTCATAATATTGGTGGAAAATCAAAGGGCGTTTTTATAAATGGAGAGATACATTGGCTGGATAAGGCATCAAAGATTGTTGCTTTTAACTTAGCCAATGAAGAATTCCACCATATAGCTTCACCACCTCTTGTAGAAGAATGTAATGAGGAATTCCACCATATAGCTTCACCACCTCTTATAGAAGAAGGAAAATCTATTGAGAAGGAACTTTGTGTGTTTGGAGACTGGTTATGTCTTGTTAATCATATATCGGCCACACGGGAAATATATCCACATTTCCACATATGGTTATTGAgaaagaacaatgacataaatgTGCAACAAAACGGAACCTGTAAGTGGAACAAGGAGTTTACTGACTATTCTAAAACTAGAAATCCTTGGGAAATTCTTTATCCACTAGGTTTTACCAAGAAAGGCAAGGTTTTGTTTTGGCAGGATCGTAGATTTGTCTCTTGTTACGACCCAAGAACTGGGTTACTTGAAAGTTTTAATAAGGATGGCAGAGGTTATGAATTAGGCGCGAGACCCATACCATGTTTTGAAgtacatcatcaaattaacaGCTTTGTTTCGCTAAAAGCTTTTGGTGTCAATAACTGTAGGAGAAGACTGCAATATATGG GCTTAATCGGAATGGGAAATCTAACAATGCAAACTTAG